In a genomic window of Sarcophilus harrisii chromosome 4, mSarHar1.11, whole genome shotgun sequence:
- the ALDOC gene encoding fructose-bisphosphate aldolase C produces MPQLYPALSPEQKKELSDIALRIVAPGKGILAADESVGSMAKRLSQIGVENTEENRRQYRQVLFSADARIKKCIGGVIFFHETLYQKGDDGVPFIRTIQDKGIVVGIKVDKGVVALAGTDGETTTQGLDGLSERCAQYKKDGADFAKWRCVLKISDHTPSPLAILENANVLARYASICQQNGIVPIVEPEILPDGDHDLKRCQYVTEKVLAAVYKALNDHHVYLEGTLLKPNMVTPGHSCPFKYTPEEIAMATVSALRRTVPPAVPGVTFLSGGQSEEEASINLNAINRCPLPRPWALTFSYGRALQASALSAWRGQKDNASAATEEFIKRAEVNGLAAQGKYEGGGEDAGAAGQSLYIANHAY; encoded by the exons ATGCCCCAGTTATACCCTGCCCTGTCACCCGAGCAAAAGAAGGAGCTGTCAGACATTGCCCTTCGAATCGTTGCTCCAGGCAAGGGCATCTTGGCAGCTGATGAGTCAGTAG GCAGTATGGCCAAGCGCCTGAGCCAGATTGGGGTGGAGAACACGGAGGAGAACCGCAGGCAGTATCGCCAGGTCCTGTTCAGTGCCGATGCAAGGATCAAGAAATGCATCGGGGGCGTCATCTTCTTCCATGAGACCCTCTACCAGAAGGGGGATGATGGGGTGCCCTTCATCCGCACCATCCAGGACAAGGGCATTGTTGTGGGCATCAAG GTTGACAAAGGTGTGGTGGCTTTGGCCGGGACTGATGGAGAAACCACTACACAAG GGCTGGATGGGCTTTCTGAACGCTGCGCTCAGTACAAGAAGGATGGGGCCGACTTTGCCAAATGGCGCTGCGTGCTGAAGATCAGTGATCATACGCCCTCTCCCCTGGCAATCCTGGAGAATGCCAATGTGCTTGCCCGCTATGCCAGCATCTGCCAGCAG AATGGCATCGTGCCTATCGTGGAGCCTGAGATCTTGCCGGATGGAGACCATGATCTCAAACGCTGCCAGTACGTCACTGAGAAG GTCTTGGCTGCTGTCTACAAGGCCCTGAATGACCACCACGTGTACCTTGAGGGGACTCTGCTCAAGCCCAACATGGTGACCCCTGGTCATTCCTGCCCCTTCAAGTATACCCCGGAGGAGATCGCCATGGCAACTGTCTCTGCCCTGCGTCGCACTGTGCCTCCTGCTGTCCCAG GTGTGACTTTCCTGTCCGGAGGTCAGAGTGAGGAGGAGGCCTCCATCAATCTCAATGCCATTAACCGCTGCCCGCTCCCCCGGCCTTGGGCGTTGACCTTCTCCTATGGCCGTGCCCTGCAGGCCTCTGCCCTCAGCGCCTGGCGCGGGCAGAAGGACAACGCGAGTGCCGCCACTGAGGAATTCATCAAGCGGGCAGAG GTGAACGGTCTGGCTGCCCAGGGCAAGTATGAAGGCGGTGGAGAAGATGCGGGTGCCGCTGGGCAGTCGCTCTACATTGCTAATCACGCCTACTGA